One window of Williamwhitmania taraxaci genomic DNA carries:
- a CDS encoding ArnT family glycosyltransferase produces the protein MAKYKGIKVERYELISKTFSFIFKTRFLGIICLFGLVVFLGSMWNRYIYIDDAFFGEQAYYLAKEGVVKIPCLINFLGCDIQLFSYHKLNIFVGAGLIKLFGWSIIPLRSVTVLFMGALFYVTWLYFKNIKPDSSNKHFVIAAFVLFVNPLILLYGYTFRPEIWVTFFGFSSFLLIDNCIRTKSHIAMVALSGVCAGFAFLTHLNGLIFPVAGFILLIVYRKYREVLLFSVVTVIVSAFYFWDLWQPGHFQAWMYQLTNWPDNNTTNYTSIGIVGLLKNVVLKLLSEHQRFFWSYKVWSVSLLFFTALIFNFQFFLKEYRSLLIYTITLIIVLNVAGSQIAERYLIYLLPFMAIIISIGIHRLFEKWRSGLGVIYLLLVIAHISFFAVMAIDIFKRNDNYQLKHEAVFSRIPDRTQKILVPYQFVFDGLDNYNLAVYKGFEYHESAIGRKLTQQEFFSRADSLGIRYIVFPKDDLNNEKTSLSCIDGKEIEPSLFYTFFYQDSNALILEHTLYPQHKSIK, from the coding sequence ATGGCGAAATATAAGGGGATAAAAGTAGAAAGATATGAGTTAATCTCAAAAACATTCAGTTTTATTTTTAAAACTCGGTTTCTTGGGATAATTTGTTTGTTCGGATTGGTTGTCTTTCTTGGCTCCATGTGGAACAGGTATATATACATTGATGATGCTTTTTTTGGGGAGCAAGCCTATTATCTCGCAAAGGAAGGTGTGGTGAAAATTCCATGCCTAATTAATTTTCTTGGCTGCGACATTCAGCTCTTCTCTTACCATAAACTTAATATTTTTGTAGGTGCTGGTTTGATTAAGCTCTTTGGCTGGTCTATTATACCATTGAGATCAGTTACTGTCCTTTTTATGGGTGCATTGTTCTATGTGACGTGGCTGTATTTTAAGAATATTAAACCTGATTCTTCGAATAAGCATTTTGTGATTGCTGCGTTTGTTTTGTTTGTCAATCCTTTAATACTTCTGTATGGGTATACTTTTAGACCAGAAATTTGGGTAACTTTCTTTGGATTCAGTTCGTTCCTCCTTATTGATAATTGTATAAGGACGAAGAGCCACATTGCAATGGTTGCTCTTTCCGGTGTATGTGCGGGTTTCGCTTTTCTAACTCATCTCAACGGATTAATATTTCCTGTTGCAGGCTTCATACTGCTTATTGTTTATCGAAAATATCGCGAAGTTCTTCTTTTTTCTGTGGTCACAGTTATTGTGTCTGCATTTTACTTCTGGGACTTATGGCAACCTGGACACTTCCAAGCATGGATGTATCAGCTAACGAATTGGCCCGACAACAACACTACAAATTACACATCAATTGGGATTGTTGGCCTACTCAAAAATGTTGTATTAAAGCTGTTGAGCGAGCATCAGCGTTTTTTCTGGAGTTATAAGGTTTGGAGCGTTTCGTTGTTGTTTTTCACTGCGTTAATATTCAATTTCCAATTCTTTCTTAAAGAATATCGATCTTTACTAATTTACACAATTACGCTGATTATAGTTCTTAATGTTGCAGGAAGTCAAATCGCGGAGAGATACTTGATCTATCTGTTACCATTTATGGCTATTATTATTTCTATTGGAATCCATCGCTTGTTTGAGAAATGGAGGAGTGGTCTCGGCGTTATATATCTACTGCTGGTTATTGCACACATAAGTTTCTTTGCAGTAATGGCAATAGATATCTTTAAGCGTAATGACAATTACCAACTTAAGCACGAAGCTGTTTTTTCAAGAATTCCAGATCGGACACAGAAGATACTCGTTCCTTATCAGTTTGTGTTTGACGGACTCGACAATTATAATTTAGCAGTATATAAGGGGTTTGAGTATCATGAAAGTGCAATTGGTCGAAAATTAACCCAGCAAGAATTTTTTTCCAGAGCGGATAGTCTTGGTATTCGCTATATTGTATTTCCAAAAGACGACCTCAATAACGAAAAGACCTCCCTGTCCTGTATCGATGGTAAAGAGATTGAACCATCACTGTTCTATACCTTCTTTTATCAAGATAGCAATGCTTTGATTCTTGAGCATACCTTATATCCGCAACATAAAAGCATAAAATAA
- a CDS encoding glycosyltransferase family 2 protein: protein MYVRKLSIVIPAYNEGNTIHRILNKVKTVQLINDIQKEVIIVNDCSSDHTEEAILDYQKQNPEFIIHYYKHEVNKGKGAALHTGIQKATGEYLIIQDADLEYDPTEYNLLLRPVVEGHADVVYGSRFQGGKPHRILFFFHTMGNRFLTFISNMFTNMNLSDMETCYKLFRTEIIQKIKLQENRFGFEPEVTAKISRVPNIRVYEVGISYYGRTYEEGKKISWKDGFRALYCILKYNIFCKKPW, encoded by the coding sequence ATGTACGTTAGAAAACTCTCAATTGTTATTCCCGCATACAATGAGGGAAACACTATACATCGAATACTTAATAAGGTTAAAACAGTTCAGTTAATTAATGATATACAAAAAGAAGTAATTATCGTAAACGACTGTTCTTCAGATCATACAGAAGAAGCCATACTAGATTATCAAAAACAAAATCCTGAGTTCATCATACATTACTATAAACACGAAGTTAATAAAGGCAAAGGAGCTGCTTTACATACCGGAATTCAAAAAGCCACAGGCGAATATCTAATTATTCAGGATGCCGATTTAGAATACGATCCAACCGAATACAACCTTCTTTTAAGACCCGTGGTCGAAGGACATGCAGATGTCGTATATGGATCAAGATTTCAAGGTGGTAAACCACACCGCATTCTCTTTTTCTTCCATACAATGGGCAACCGATTTCTGACATTTATATCGAATATGTTCACAAACATGAACCTTAGCGATATGGAAACCTGCTATAAACTATTTAGAACTGAAATAATTCAGAAGATTAAGTTGCAGGAGAATCGTTTTGGTTTTGAACCGGAAGTAACAGCAAAAATAAGTCGTGTTCCAAACATACGCGTTTACGAAGTTGGTATTTCATACTACGGTAGGACGTATGAAGAGGGAAAGAAAATAAGTTGGAAAGACGGATTTAGAGCACTCTATTGCATTCTCAAATATAATATTTTCTGCAAAAAACCTTGGTAG
- a CDS encoding formate--tetrahydrofolate ligase — protein MMTDIEIAKGINLKPIGEIADSFGVSRDELELYGKYKAKLPLHLIDEEKVHRAKLILVSAISPTPAGEGKTTISIGLSQGLNRIGKKATVVLREPSLGPVFGIKGGATGGGYSQVLPMEDINLHFTGDFAAIEKAHNLLAAIIANNIQSKKNNIGLDPRTITWKRVMDMNDRSLRNIIVGLGGSSSGIPRESGFDITAASEVMAILCLASGLNDLKERLGNIFIGFTFDKKAIYARDLKANGAMAVLLKDAIKPNLVQTAEGTPAIIHGGPFANIAQGTNSVLATKMGLSYSEYVVTEAGFGFDLGAEKFLDIKCLSSGLSPHAVVLVATIRALKYHGKMPLADLKQPNLEALKAGFVNLEKHIENIKLFNICSVVAINRFVSDTDEEVDFLVDYCKHKGIQVSVADVWAKGGEGAIDLATKVVKTVELCNSRFIPLYDWEWTVEKKIETIAKKIYGAEAVDYTSKAKASLRKVYSLGLDKLPICMAKTQKSLSDNPELLGRPKDFIITVRDIEIAAGAGFIIPITGDIMRMPGLPEFPASESIDIDNDGNIIGLF, from the coding sequence ATAATGACTGATATTGAAATTGCAAAGGGAATCAATCTAAAACCTATTGGCGAAATAGCCGATTCGTTTGGTGTTTCACGCGATGAGTTGGAACTTTATGGTAAGTATAAGGCCAAGCTCCCTCTCCATCTTATCGACGAGGAAAAGGTTCATCGTGCTAAACTTATTTTAGTTTCAGCAATCTCGCCAACGCCTGCTGGCGAGGGAAAAACAACAATTTCCATAGGTCTTTCGCAGGGGTTAAACCGTATTGGCAAGAAGGCGACTGTGGTGCTACGCGAGCCCTCACTAGGCCCTGTCTTTGGCATTAAGGGCGGAGCAACTGGAGGCGGATATAGCCAAGTTTTGCCCATGGAGGATATAAACTTGCACTTTACTGGTGATTTTGCCGCCATCGAAAAGGCCCACAATCTATTGGCTGCAATTATTGCCAATAATATACAGAGCAAAAAGAACAATATAGGGCTTGATCCACGGACCATTACCTGGAAGCGCGTAATGGACATGAACGATCGATCGCTCCGTAACATTATTGTGGGTTTGGGCGGGTCTTCATCGGGTATTCCGCGTGAATCGGGGTTCGATATTACAGCAGCCTCAGAGGTGATGGCTATTCTTTGCCTGGCATCGGGACTCAATGATTTAAAGGAACGGCTTGGTAATATTTTTATAGGCTTCACCTTCGATAAAAAAGCGATTTATGCGCGCGATTTAAAAGCTAATGGAGCAATGGCGGTACTGCTCAAGGATGCCATAAAGCCAAATCTGGTTCAAACAGCCGAAGGCACTCCGGCCATTATTCACGGAGGTCCATTTGCCAATATTGCTCAAGGTACCAATTCTGTGCTTGCCACAAAAATGGGGTTATCCTACTCGGAATATGTGGTTACTGAAGCAGGTTTTGGCTTTGATTTGGGTGCCGAGAAATTTTTGGACATTAAGTGCTTATCCTCCGGGTTGAGCCCTCATGCAGTTGTGCTTGTTGCCACAATCCGCGCTCTAAAGTACCATGGAAAAATGCCGTTGGCTGATCTTAAACAGCCCAACCTCGAAGCCTTGAAGGCGGGTTTTGTCAACTTGGAAAAGCATATTGAGAATATAAAGTTGTTCAATATTTGTTCCGTTGTGGCTATCAATCGATTTGTATCCGACACTGATGAGGAGGTTGATTTCCTCGTAGATTATTGTAAGCACAAGGGTATTCAGGTTTCTGTTGCCGATGTTTGGGCTAAGGGCGGTGAGGGTGCTATTGATCTTGCCACCAAGGTAGTAAAAACGGTAGAATTGTGTAACTCTCGATTTATTCCACTCTATGATTGGGAGTGGACCGTAGAGAAGAAGATTGAGACCATTGCCAAAAAGATATATGGAGCCGAGGCTGTGGATTATACGAGTAAAGCCAAGGCTAGTCTTAGAAAGGTCTATAGCCTTGGGCTTGATAAGTTGCCCATTTGCATGGCAAAAACACAGAAGTCACTCTCCGATAACCCGGAGTTACTCGGTCGTCCTAAGGATTTTATCATTACCGTTCGGGATATTGAAATAGCTGCCGGTGCCGGATTTATTATCCCAATCACTGGTGATATTATGCGTATGCCGGGGTTACCTGAGTTTCCCGCATCTGAGAGTATCGATATTGATAACGATGGCAATATTATCGGTCTGTTTTAA
- the gldB gene encoding gliding motility lipoprotein GldB produces the protein MYRYLTIALFSILFISCSNEQPRLVISPKVALTVKIDRFDRDFFAMNPDSLYMDLLPLEAKYGNFLSLYTYKMVGLGSPNQKQFGGMMQRFVNDYVVSKGYADVQRVFPNLDEQEKQLSSAFSKYRETFPQKTIPRVISFIAGFNQSIVITDSVLAIGLDKYLGRDNRIYSELSFPRYLVYNYEPNRIPSDAIRGWTTGEFSFSDSVNNLISRVVYEGTIIYLAAQLLPEVADSIVLGLTPQQMNWCQNNEKSMWTAMMEKKMLFSTDHLLISRLVKEAPFTNEFSPESPGRAAVWLGYRIVSSYMKQNPSTTLYKLMNRRDYEEIFRQAKYRPQ, from the coding sequence ATGTATCGTTATTTAACCATTGCGCTTTTCTCCATTTTGTTTATCTCCTGCAGTAACGAACAGCCTAGGCTTGTTATTTCACCAAAGGTTGCATTGACGGTGAAAATTGATCGATTCGACCGCGATTTCTTTGCCATGAATCCCGACAGCCTTTATATGGATCTTCTCCCATTAGAGGCTAAGTATGGCAATTTCTTGTCGCTGTACACCTATAAAATGGTTGGGTTAGGAAGTCCTAACCAAAAGCAATTTGGGGGAATGATGCAGCGTTTTGTTAACGATTATGTTGTGAGTAAGGGTTATGCCGACGTTCAGAGGGTTTTCCCAAATTTGGATGAACAAGAGAAGCAGCTCTCCAGCGCATTTAGCAAGTATCGTGAAACTTTCCCCCAAAAAACTATTCCACGCGTGATTAGTTTTATAGCAGGATTCAATCAATCTATCGTCATTACCGATTCGGTTTTGGCTATTGGCCTCGATAAGTATTTGGGACGCGACAATAGAATCTATTCGGAACTCAGCTTTCCTCGCTATTTAGTTTACAACTATGAGCCAAATCGGATTCCATCCGATGCCATTCGCGGTTGGACAACAGGAGAGTTTTCTTTTTCCGATTCGGTGAACAACCTCATCTCGCGCGTGGTGTATGAGGGAACCATTATTTACCTGGCAGCCCAACTTTTGCCAGAAGTTGCCGATAGTATTGTTTTGGGTCTTACTCCTCAGCAAATGAACTGGTGCCAAAATAACGAAAAGTCTATGTGGACCGCAATGATGGAGAAGAAAATGCTTTTTTCTACCGATCACCTGCTCATTAGTAGATTAGTCAAAGAAGCACCATTTACAAATGAGTTCTCGCCCGAATCACCAGGAAGAGCCGCTGTTTGGCTTGGTTATAGAATCGTTTCCAGCTATATGAAGCAGAACCCAAGCACTACTTTATACAAGTTGATGAATAGGCGAGACTATGAAGAGATCTTTCGGCAGGCTAAATACCGACCTCAGTAG
- a CDS encoding porin family protein: MKKIYFIALLTMVGLSAFGQEYRFGIFADPQFFWLKTDSKNLESNGTRTNFNVGMALEKYFAKRYAFLTGISMNGVGGQLNYNVATTIHTSDGDKVLTPGTGVLYKLQYLSIPLGLKFCTNEIGYLTYYAHVGVTNHVLIRAKADIDAQNVSGENVRDEINLYTASYQIGAGAEYSLGGSAALQLGVTYSNGVIDVLKSSDFNAISSGVSIRVGVMF; this comes from the coding sequence ATGAAAAAGATATATTTTATTGCACTCCTTACAATGGTTGGGTTAAGTGCGTTTGGTCAGGAGTACCGATTCGGAATATTTGCAGATCCACAGTTCTTCTGGTTAAAGACGGACAGCAAAAATCTAGAATCAAATGGAACAAGAACCAACTTTAACGTTGGAATGGCCTTAGAGAAATATTTTGCCAAGCGTTATGCTTTTTTAACTGGAATCTCCATGAACGGTGTTGGCGGACAACTTAACTACAATGTAGCCACAACTATCCACACAAGCGATGGCGATAAGGTGTTGACACCCGGAACTGGCGTACTCTATAAACTGCAGTATTTAAGCATTCCACTTGGCCTCAAGTTCTGCACCAACGAGATAGGTTACTTAACCTACTATGCACATGTTGGAGTAACTAACCACGTACTAATTCGCGCTAAAGCAGACATTGACGCTCAGAATGTATCGGGCGAGAATGTACGCGATGAAATTAACCTATATACAGCAAGCTATCAAATTGGTGCTGGCGCAGAATACTCGTTGGGTGGTAGCGCAGCCTTACAACTCGGCGTTACATACTCCAATGGTGTAATTGATGTGTTAAAATCGTCTGACTTCAATGCAATTAGTAGTGGTGTTTCAATTCGTGTAGGAGTAATGTTTTAA
- a CDS encoding Crp/Fnr family transcriptional regulator, translating to MAHSDIDPNVCLESIYSLFQELTDPEKEKIKETFTSSKYKKNEIIFKEGDKPSGLVCLIKGKIKLFKEGVGGREQIVRMAKPVSIIGYRALFAEENYIASAQAIEDCVIAVIDKTVLLDILHNNHQLTFSILKSLATELGFSNNRTVTLTQKHIRGRLAESLIFLRDTYGYEDDGATLKVYLSREDIANLSNMTTSNAIRTMSSFAQENVIALDGRKVKILDAHKLERISDMG from the coding sequence ATGGCACACTCCGATATAGATCCTAATGTTTGCCTCGAATCAATATACTCTCTCTTTCAGGAACTTACTGATCCTGAGAAAGAGAAAATAAAAGAGACCTTCACGAGTTCGAAGTATAAGAAAAATGAGATTATTTTCAAGGAAGGCGATAAGCCATCTGGCCTAGTATGCCTTATCAAAGGAAAGATAAAACTTTTTAAGGAAGGTGTTGGTGGTAGAGAGCAAATTGTGCGTATGGCAAAACCGGTAAGCATCATTGGGTACCGGGCCCTATTTGCAGAGGAAAATTATATTGCATCCGCCCAAGCCATTGAGGATTGCGTAATAGCGGTAATAGATAAAACTGTGCTGCTTGACATACTCCACAATAATCACCAGCTTACCTTCAGCATTCTTAAATCGTTAGCTACAGAGTTGGGCTTCTCCAATAATCGAACGGTAACCCTCACACAAAAACACATCAGAGGCCGACTTGCCGAATCGCTTATTTTCCTGCGGGATACATATGGATACGAAGATGATGGTGCAACACTAAAAGTATACCTATCGCGAGAAGACATCGCAAACTTGTCGAACATGACAACCTCAAATGCCATTAGAACGATGTCGAGCTTTGCGCAGGAAAACGTAATTGCGCTCGACGGTCGAAAGGTAAAGATCCTTGATGCCCACAAGCTGGAACGAATAAGCGATATGGGTTAA
- a CDS encoding glycosyltransferase family 2 protein: MNSEQEIKFSILIPSWNNLPYLKVCIESIQKNSFYKHQIIVHVNDGNDGTLEWVKSIGLNYSHSNENIGICKAMNEAAALANTDYILYLNDDMYVCPDWDKWIWNEVVEQGDEYFYFSSTMIEHSQSSSKCILSPYDFGKSVQTFRESELIAALPSIPSSDWNGGTWPPSLMHRKLWHLIGGFSIEFSPGMYSDPDISMKLWMAGVRNFKGIGKSKVYHFISKTTGKIKRNNGRVEFFRKWGISNSAFYRFYLQMGTPACKLVEPKHSFAFRVSNFRDKLKFIGYSIKGAKSVIGL; encoded by the coding sequence ATGAATTCAGAACAAGAAATTAAGTTTTCCATATTAATACCTTCATGGAATAACTTGCCGTATTTGAAAGTATGTATTGAAAGTATTCAAAAGAATTCGTTTTACAAGCATCAAATAATTGTACATGTAAACGACGGAAATGATGGAACGCTCGAATGGGTAAAAAGCATTGGGTTGAATTACTCCCATAGTAATGAGAATATAGGTATTTGTAAGGCTATGAATGAGGCTGCAGCACTGGCAAATACAGATTATATTCTTTATCTTAATGATGATATGTATGTTTGTCCCGATTGGGATAAGTGGATTTGGAATGAAGTTGTAGAGCAAGGGGATGAGTATTTCTACTTTTCTTCAACAATGATTGAACACTCTCAATCCTCTAGCAAATGCATCCTTTCGCCGTATGATTTTGGAAAGAGTGTACAAACCTTTCGCGAATCGGAACTGATAGCTGCATTGCCAAGCATTCCTTCTTCCGATTGGAATGGTGGAACTTGGCCTCCCAGTTTAATGCACCGAAAACTTTGGCATCTGATTGGTGGTTTTAGTATTGAGTTCTCTCCCGGAATGTATTCCGACCCCGATATCTCAATGAAGTTGTGGATGGCTGGTGTTCGTAATTTTAAAGGAATTGGAAAAAGTAAAGTGTATCATTTCATATCCAAAACTACCGGGAAAATTAAACGAAACAATGGAAGAGTTGAGTTTTTTAGAAAATGGGGAATTTCAAATTCTGCTTTTTATAGATTCTATCTTCAAATGGGAACGCCTGCATGTAAACTGGTTGAACCAAAGCATTCCTTTGCATTTCGAGTATCGAACTTCCGCGATAAACTTAAATTCATTGGTTACTCCATTAAAGGAGCGAAAAGTGTAATCGGATTGTAA
- a CDS encoding glycosyltransferase family 2 protein — protein MEVKISAVILTLNEEKNIERCITSVLGVVDDVVVVDSFSTDRTEEICSAMGVRFVKHKFEGYGAQKAWAIQQALYPVILSLDADEALSDDLRASVLEAKHHWDADGYSFNRLTSYCGQWINHCGWYPDIKLRLWDKYKGDWSSAVVHESVEMQEGAVVRHLKGDLLHYTTESIHQHMSVLLQYASMSAMKALKEGKRSSYFKILVSPRAKFVKLYFIKLGFLDGYYGYVIAKTTAFSTYLKYVYMLDIQRREIKN, from the coding sequence ATGGAAGTAAAGATATCAGCGGTAATCCTTACCCTTAACGAGGAAAAAAATATTGAGCGATGCATAACCTCCGTTTTGGGTGTTGTCGATGATGTGGTTGTGGTTGATTCGTTCTCTACCGATCGGACTGAGGAGATTTGCTCGGCTATGGGAGTTCGGTTTGTAAAGCATAAGTTTGAGGGGTATGGTGCCCAAAAGGCATGGGCAATTCAGCAGGCTCTTTATCCTGTAATTCTATCCCTTGATGCAGATGAAGCATTGTCGGATGATTTACGCGCATCAGTTTTAGAGGCAAAGCATCATTGGGATGCAGATGGTTATTCATTCAATAGATTAACTAGTTATTGTGGCCAATGGATTAATCACTGCGGATGGTATCCTGATATTAAACTACGATTATGGGATAAGTATAAGGGTGATTGGTCCAGTGCGGTTGTGCACGAAAGTGTAGAAATGCAAGAAGGAGCTGTTGTTCGGCACTTAAAAGGTGATTTGCTTCATTATACAACAGAAAGTATACATCAGCATATGAGTGTATTATTGCAGTATGCAAGTATGTCTGCGATGAAGGCGCTCAAGGAGGGGAAAAGAAGTTCTTATTTTAAAATTTTGGTAAGCCCACGCGCCAAATTCGTTAAGTTGTATTTTATTAAGTTGGGGTTTCTGGATGGGTATTACGGATATGTAATTGCTAAAACGACTGCATTTTCTACTTATTTAAAGTATGTTTACATGTTGGATATACAGAGGCGAGAAATAAAAAATTAA
- a CDS encoding bifunctional UDP-N-acetylmuramoyl-tripeptide:D-alanyl-D-alanine ligase/alanine racemase, with protein MDATKITEIANAIGGTIYGEANPSVDYVTIDSRTINSAKGALFFAIKGTHQDGHRFIANLYEKEVRAFVVSDIPHDLAKMVGAVFIVVEDTLDALQRLAVWYRKQYHIPVIGITGSNGKTIVKEWLYQLLHDEFQVVRSPRSFNSQVGVPLSVLLLEHNAQLAIFEAGISLSGEMERLRPMIAPEIGIITNLGQAHQENFSTMEEKVREKLILFKNSKVLICSVDNDLVYNAALAATKLTGTQLFTWSEKGGEADIIVVRRSLGKGVELQVTYEKRQLQIPLPFSDAASIENSLHCIALLLYLGHGNILERGSMSNLAPVAMRMELKEAVNGSTLINDSYNSDINSLTIALDFLKNQVQHSARTLIISDILQSGKEEVALYREVSRLAVAKGVTKVIGIGPAIYKNEKLFPQPAEFFLTTEAFLASASKSDFRDEAILIKGSRDFGFERISAFLERKVHTTVLDINLNAIIHNLNHFRGLLHPGTMLMAMVKAFSYGSGSYEIASVLQFHRVNYLAVAFADEGVALREAGITMPILVLNPEAGSFATMVEHKLEPEIFNLTSLTDFAREVEHLGMQDYPIHIKLDTGMHRLGFISEHLSGLITALKSSRSILVKSVFAHLAGADEAKHDAFTLEQITIFEKNTALLRQELGYDFIRHTLNSSGIERFPQAQFDMVRLGIGLYGISALPNNPLRVVSTLKSTIVQIKDISPDESVGYGRKGRVDRPSRIATIPIGYADGLNRLLSNGVGSFLIRGHRVPIIGNICMDLCMVDITDVKAEEGDEVIIFGETPSITEMAEKLNTIPYEVLTGISRRVKRVYFQE; from the coding sequence ATGGACGCAACTAAAATCACTGAAATAGCCAATGCTATTGGCGGAACTATTTACGGTGAAGCCAACCCATCGGTTGACTATGTTACTATTGATAGCCGTACTATAAACTCGGCTAAAGGGGCTCTTTTCTTTGCCATAAAAGGGACACACCAAGATGGGCATCGTTTTATTGCTAACCTATACGAGAAAGAGGTAAGAGCCTTTGTCGTTTCCGATATTCCTCACGATCTAGCAAAAATGGTGGGAGCGGTTTTTATTGTAGTTGAAGATACCCTCGATGCATTGCAGCGGTTGGCTGTGTGGTATCGTAAGCAATACCATATTCCTGTTATTGGAATTACCGGATCGAATGGAAAGACGATTGTCAAGGAGTGGTTATACCAGTTACTCCATGATGAGTTTCAGGTCGTTCGTAGTCCTCGCAGCTTCAATAGCCAAGTGGGTGTTCCTCTTTCTGTGCTCTTGCTTGAGCATAATGCACAACTGGCAATATTTGAGGCGGGAATTTCACTTTCCGGTGAAATGGAGCGCCTTCGGCCCATGATTGCCCCCGAAATAGGTATTATCACGAACTTGGGTCAAGCGCATCAGGAGAACTTCTCAACCATGGAGGAGAAGGTAAGGGAGAAGTTAATTTTATTTAAAAATTCAAAGGTTTTAATTTGTAGTGTCGATAACGATTTGGTATACAATGCAGCCTTAGCTGCGACAAAACTGACTGGTACACAGCTTTTCACTTGGTCTGAAAAGGGTGGAGAAGCCGATATTATTGTTGTTCGGAGGTCTTTAGGTAAAGGGGTTGAACTTCAAGTTACCTATGAAAAAAGACAACTTCAAATTCCCTTACCCTTTAGCGACGCCGCCTCCATCGAGAATTCCTTGCATTGCATTGCGCTACTGCTCTACCTTGGTCACGGCAATATTCTTGAACGTGGCTCAATGAGTAACTTGGCTCCAGTAGCCATGCGGATGGAACTGAAAGAGGCTGTAAACGGCAGTACGCTTATAAACGACAGCTACAATTCGGATATCAACTCTCTAACCATTGCCCTCGATTTCTTAAAGAACCAGGTGCAACACTCTGCTCGTACCCTCATTATTTCGGATATACTGCAAAGCGGTAAGGAAGAAGTTGCCCTTTATAGGGAGGTTTCTCGCCTAGCAGTCGCAAAAGGGGTCACTAAGGTAATAGGTATTGGCCCAGCTATATATAAGAACGAAAAACTATTTCCTCAACCAGCTGAGTTCTTCTTGACCACGGAGGCGTTTTTGGCCAGCGCCTCCAAGTCCGATTTTAGGGACGAGGCCATTCTGATAAAAGGTTCAAGAGATTTTGGGTTTGAGCGTATTTCTGCCTTTTTAGAGCGAAAGGTTCACACCACTGTTCTGGACATCAACCTCAATGCGATAATCCACAATCTCAACCATTTCAGGGGTCTACTCCACCCTGGAACGATGTTGATGGCCATGGTAAAGGCATTCTCCTACGGAAGTGGCTCATACGAAATTGCAAGCGTACTTCAGTTTCATCGGGTTAACTACCTTGCTGTTGCTTTTGCCGACGAAGGAGTTGCGCTACGTGAGGCAGGCATTACCATGCCCATCCTTGTTTTGAACCCCGAGGCTGGTAGCTTTGCAACAATGGTGGAGCATAAGCTGGAACCCGAAATATTTAACCTCACCTCCTTGACCGATTTCGCTCGCGAAGTTGAGCATTTGGGGATGCAGGACTATCCTATTCATATAAAGTTGGATACCGGGATGCATCGTCTTGGTTTCATTTCGGAACACCTTTCGGGTCTGATTACAGCCCTTAAATCTTCGCGTAGCATACTGGTAAAATCGGTTTTTGCCCATCTGGCTGGTGCGGATGAGGCCAAGCACGACGCATTTACCTTGGAACAGATTACAATATTTGAGAAGAACACCGCTCTTCTACGCCAAGAGTTGGGCTACGATTTCATCCGACACACCCTAAACTCTTCCGGTATTGAACGATTCCCTCAAGCTCAGTTCGATATGGTACGATTGGGTATTGGTCTCTACGGAATTAGCGCATTACCCAATAATCCATTGCGGGTTGTAAGCACGCTCAAAAGCACGATTGTTCAAATTAAAGATATTTCCCCAGACGAATCGGTGGGTTATGGGCGCAAGGGGCGGGTCGATAGGCCTTCCAGAATCGCCACCATACCTATTGGCTATGCTGATGGATTGAATCGGTTGCTCAGTAACGGCGTTGGTTCGTTCTTAATAAGAGGGCACCGGGTTCCCATTATTGGAAATATTTGTATGGACTTGTGCATGGTGGACATCACTGATGTAAAAGCAGAGGAGGGTGATGAGGTTATTATATTTGGGGAAACCCCGTCGATTACCGAAATGGCAGAAAAGTTAAATACTATCCCTTACGAAGTGCTCACTGGTATTTCACGGCGAGTGAAGCGAGTTTATTTTCAAGAATAA